A single Lolium perenne isolate Kyuss_39 chromosome 6, Kyuss_2.0, whole genome shotgun sequence DNA region contains:
- the LOC139832679 gene encoding uncharacterized protein, with protein sequence MGDLSGAVQWWDEWKLHVLVFASLGIQYFLTIFACGRKFSIPSWFRFVIWLSYLGGDAIAIYALATLFNRQKKSSSNGSRDLEVLWAPFLLMHLGGQVFITAYNIEDNELWTRHIVTALSQVTVALYVFCQSWSSSADSKLLATAILIFIPGIFKCFAKPWGLKYASFHSLAESLDLAQRTTASNREEELQKYVQDARTCVLANNNESSGSEKLYVPGMLFADFGYTYSRRLTNLKSFWELDDSKTYSSLRNGLSGMFDLLYTRKNMFDFERTEVSGRDCVGTTTWWLSFFLPIVAIVLFHISHKKEFRSDDVAVTFVLLYSTFVLEFLSLSILRTCVTEWPENVAQRSILGQFANSKRHVKLVRLATFLGCKDLVNQYWSKEKIEFTGHFTGLVRDHVRDGWKEYITDADSYREFSDIRGQWTLERQGCHGRLDWSLEKPFDESILLWHIATELCFYQMGPSCDWHDAEISNYMMHLLVANPEMLMPGSRRSLFAIAYNELEAILKECEDDTLMEEGKIAKQVIHKVKSAHDTRTKKSFIYDACVLAEGLMHLGHAKMWDVIHGVWLEMLCFSAGRCRGFLHAKALGSGGEFLSYAWLLLAQYGMETFPERLQRTQKLHLSVETRKRLQTRGKDVPGPSACQGTEDEITAGPPTSQGDCAMEIVVSP encoded by the exons ATGGGTGATCTCTCCGGTGCCGTGCAATGGTGGGATGAATGGAAGCTGCACGTCCTCGTCTTTGCCAGCCTCGGCATCCAGTACTTCCTCACAATCTTCGCCTGTGGGCGTAAGTTCTCTATTCCATCTTGGTTCAGGTTCGTCATCTGGCTGTCGTATCTTGGCGGCGACGCTATCGCGATATATGCCCTCGCTACACTGTTCAATCGACAGAAGAAGTCCTCCTCGAATGGCAGTCGTGacttggaggtcttatgggcgccTTTCCTGCTGATGCACCTCGGTGGCCAGGTCTTCATAACTGCCTATAACATCGAGGACAACGAGCTGTGGACGCGGCATATTGTCACCGCGCTGTCTCAG GTCACGGTGGCCCTCTATGTGTTTTGCCAGTCATGGTCGTCATCGGCTGATAGCAAGTTACTGGCAACGGCGATACTGATTTTCATCCCTGGAATCTTCAAATGCTTCGCCAAGCCATGGGGCCTCAAGTATGCTAGCTTCCATAGCTTAGCCGAATCCCTTGATCTCGCTCAGAGGACTACAGCTTCCAACAGAGAAGAAGAGCTTCAAAAATACGTTCAAGATGCAAGGACTTGTGTTTTGGCCAACAATAATGAGTCCTCCGGCTCCGAGAAGTTATATGTCCCCGGAATGCTATTTGCAGACTTCGGATACACCTATTCTCGCCGCCTTACTAATCTCAAATCCTTCTGGGAGCTCGATGACAGCAAAACCTATAGTTCATTACGAAATGGGCTCTCGGGTATGTTTGATCTTCTCTACACCAGGAAGAACATGTTTGACTTTGAACGAACTGAAGTGAGTGGCCGCGATTGCGTTGGAACTACCACATGGTGGCTCAGTTTTTTTCTGCCAATAGTTGCCATTGTGCTCTTCCACATTAGCCACAAGAAGGAATTTAGAAGTGACGATGTGGCTGTAACATTTGTGCTATTGTACAGCACTTTTGTGCTAGAGTTTTTGTCCTTGAGCATCCTGCGCACTTGTGTAACTGAGTGGCCTGAAAATGTTGCGCAGCGGAGCATTCTAGGACAATTTGCCAACAGCAAAAGGCATGTCAAGTTAGTAAGGTTGGCAACATTCTTGGGATGCAAGGACTTGGTCAACCAGTACTGGTCCAAGGAGAAAATCGAGTTTACCGGTCACTTTACAGGGCTTGTGCGCGACCATGTCCGTGATGGGTGGAAGGAGTACATAACGGATGCTGATAGTTACAGGGAGTTCAGTGATATCAGGGGCCAGTGGACACTTGAGCGACAGGGATGCCATGGAAGATTGGATTGGAGTCTGGAGAAGCCTTTCGATGAGAGCATCCTTCTCTGGCACATAGCCACAGAATTGTGCTTTTACCAGATGGGCCCATCTTGTGATTGGCATGATGCAGAAATCTCCAACTACATGATGCATCTACTAGTTGCTAATCCTGAGATGCTAATGCCAGGAAGCAGGAGAAGCTTGTTTGCAATCGCCTACAATGAACTTGAGGCCATCCTGAAGGAGTGTGAGGACGACACTCTAATGGAAGAAGGTAAAATTGCAAAGCAAGTGATCCACAAAGTAAAGTCTGCCCATGATACCCGTACAAAGAAGAGTTTTATTTATGACGCGTGTGTGCTTGCTGAAGGGTTGATGCATCTCGGTCATGCAAAGATGTGGGATGTGATCCACGGTGTGTGGCTGGAGATGTTGTGCTTTTCCGCCGGCAGATGCAGAGGGTTCTTGCATGCCAAGGCACTAGGTTCAGGAGGAGAGTTCCTCTCCTATGCCTGGCTCCTGCTTGCACAGTATGGGATGGAGACATTCCCAGAGAGGCTTCAGAGGACACAAAAGCTTCATCTCTCGGTGGAGACAAGGAAGCGCCTTCAGACTCGAGGGAAAGATGTTCCAGGTCCATCCGCTTGCCAAGGCACGGAAGACGAAATCACAGCAGGTCCACCGACTTCACAGGGTGATTGCGCTATGGAGATTGTCGTCTCTCCATAA
- the LOC139832680 gene encoding uncharacterized protein yields MQRLIQQNLLRAQQRMKSQADKKRVEQKFSVGDKVYLKLQPYVQTSLGNRSNQKFSYKYFGPYEVLSKVGAVAYKLQLPAGSKIHPVVHVSLLKQALLSNNVAQPDLPSKCSVLEDVSTPLQWSGLSASWTTWENEARLRQEYPNATAWGQAAFQERENATDQPTTKPK; encoded by the exons ATGCAAAGGCTAATTCAGCAGAATCTGTTGAGGGCACAACAGAGAATGAAAAGTCAGGCAGACAAGAAACGTGTAGAACAAAAGTTCTCTGTGGGCGACAAAGTCTATCTGAAGTTGCAACCATATGTTCAAACTTCATTGGGAAACAGATCAAATCAAAAGTTCAGTTACAAATACTTTGGTCCTTATGAGGTGCTATCCAAAGTGGGAGCAGTCGCGTATAAACTACAACTACCAGCTGGTAGCAAAATCCATCCAGTTGTTCATGTTTCTCTACTCAAGCAGGCACTACTGAGCAATAATGTGGCTCAACCTGATTTACCATCGAAGTGCTCGGTATTGGAGGATGTATCTACACCATTGCAG TGGTCTGGATTATCAGCTTCATGGACAACCTGGGAGAATGAAGCAAGACTTCGCCAGGAGTATCCAAATGCAACTGCTTGGGGTCAAGCAGCCTTTCAAGAGAGGGAGAATGCCACAGACCAACCCACGACGAAGCCTAAGTGA